TGTTGTATCAGTTAATGAGGTATCTCCAAAAGGCCCCTGTTCTGAAATGATTTCGATTTTTTCTGTGATATACAAACTATCTGAAAAGCAGAAAGTGGGTACTGCAAGAATAAAAAACAAAAGTATGCTGAATTGTTTCATCGGAATTTATAGCCAATAATTTTGGTGCTAAATTAAATAAAACTTTGCTTGGCAAATACTCTTTTTTTTTAAAACGGGAAAACGCTCAATCCGAATGCATATACAGCTGCATCCGATTTCCACATTCTCTAAAGACAAAAGATAAAAATATAAAGACAAAAGTGTAAATTGAAACGTGATCATCTAATATTCCCACATACGCCGCAGGCGCCACATCTGCGATTGCGTCACGTTTCACGTGAAGCAGCACATTTCCGCATTATCGCATCAAATTTCGCCTTTCGTATTTCTGATTTCTTCCGCTGCGGCGGATTCAGAGTTCATGATTCGATGTTCCCTTCACCCTTCAGATCTAAAATCTAAAATCTGATTTCTCAAATCACTACCTTTGCCCCATGCAACCTCTCATTCTCTGGCAGGACGAATACGCGCTCGCAGTGAACAAGCCCAACAACGTGCTGGTTCATCATTCCGATTATTCCGGTATTGAAGGAGAAAAATCGTTGCTAGAACTTTTAAAGGATTTGGGAATCCCCCGCGTATATCCGCTCCACCGGCTCGATAGAAAGACATCTGGTATTGTATTGCTTGCAAAAAATCGAAGCGATGTTGCTTCATTTCAGAAATTATTTGATGAACAGAAAATCCGGAAAACCTATCTGGCTCTGCTTCGCGGACATGTCGATCCGGCGGGGATTGTCGATACACCCGTGCGGAACGATCGCGGAAATTATCGCGAAGCACTGACGCACTATCGCTGCATTGATCATTACGAGCTGAATGTAGCCGTTGAACCTTACGAAACATCCCGCTACAGTCTGGTCGAAATGGAACCCAAAACCGGACGATTACATCAGTTGCGTGTGCACGCCAATAAAATTGCACATCCGATCATTGGCGATCATAAACACGGAAACCGGCATCACAACCGCCTTTTCGCCGAACAATTTTTACTGCCGGATTTATTTCTGCATGCAAATGAATTGCAATTTCTACATCCTTTTACGAATGAAGAAATAATCATCAATGCTCCACTTCCGGCTTTCTGGGCTCGCTTCGATGAAATCAGAAAAGAACTGAGCATCTAAAACAACGTTAAGTTAGTCCACAGTTACACAGAGTTACTCAGAGGTCTCACAGAGTTCCACCGAGTGTAAATTAAGCAAAAGCCGTTTTTAAAAACACAACGTAGTTGTGTTGATCAATTACATCAAAGCGAATTTGAAAGCGAGCTTTCAGAATTCGACATGTTGTAATTGATCCCGGCTTTTGCAAAGTTAAATTTACTCTGTGTGACTCTGTGCGCACTCGGAGATACTCTGTGTTACTACAATTCCGGCTGTTTCCAGTTGAGTTAAATGCGTTGCCCCATTGTCTAAGTGGCAGTTCTCATAGATGTTCAATTAATTCGTATTTTTGCAAATCAAAATCAATCCAAAAATGAAAGCACTGATCAATACCGTGAAGGGCACCATGAAAGTAGAATTCTACGAAAACGACGCGCCCAATACCGTTGCCAACTTCGTTAAGCTCGCCAAAAGCGGCTTCTACGATGGCCTGAATTTTCACCGTGTTCTTCCCGATTTCGTTATCCAGGGCGGTTGCCCAAACGGAACAGGCGCCGGCGGTCCGGGTTACAGCATTAAATGCGAAACCAGCGGCGGCAATCAGTATCACGATCGCGGTGTTCTTTCCATGGCGCATGCCGGAAAAGATACCGGTGGCTCACAGTTTTTTATCTGTCATAGCCGCACCAATACATCACATCTCGACCGTCATCACACTTGCTTCGGCAAAGTAGTCGAAGGTCTCGATGTCCTCGACGCCATCCGTCAGGGCGATGAGATTGAGAGTATAAAAATTATTGAAGAATAGGGCGTAGCATTGCTTTCAGTCTGAGAGTTCCGCTCACGAACTGAGTGTCTTCTTTGAGTAATTGGCGTTTGAGCCAACGGCAGTAGTTTCCGGCTTTTGTGTAATCGGTCTACTGATTCAAAATGCCGACAACATCAACAACACTAAACCACCATCGGGCGTTTTGCTCGTCCCAGACAGCCCGCACTTCGCGGTCATCGAAAAAACGTATGGATATTTTTGACGGATTCATAATACCGGCTTCACCTATCCTTTCACGTTGTTAATATCAGTGTAAAGTTATGCTGATTCCGTTTTGAAATTGAGGTCTGCTCTATAGCGTTACAACGAACACGAATGCCTAAGCTCTTTAAAAAAGTTAAAAATACAAAATAATTTGAATAAAGGAAAATACTGAAACAGCCGTAATCGTATGAAATGTGTCTGATCAATGGGAGAGGCGCTCCGGTGGACTTAACGGCTCACCGGCCGTCTACTCGATTAGCGTTAGTGCTTAATTATTTTATTTGAGTCTAAAAATAGGTCTGCGTATCAAAGGAAATCAAATATATGATAATAAGTAAAATATCAATAAGATGCCGCCGATTATGATTATGAGCGTTATTAATAGTGACAACATTGAGGAGGAAACAAAGTAATTATTTTTTAGTTGTTTTTCATTTTTTTTGTATTGTAAGAAAGCCAAGATTGCAATTATTACCCCTATTGCAACCATAACTACTCCAACAATTGAAGAATATCCTTTTGATGGTAGGTCCCTTGTTTCTAAAAGCAATGAGAGTTGTTTTAAAAACAAAGAAAACTTTACAATTACAAAGCCGAAACCCATTAATGCAATACTTGTTCGTATCCAAGCAAGAAAAGTTCTCTCGTTAGCTAGATGTTCTCTTGATCTTTCAATTGAGTTTTTTTCTTCTAAGTTCGCCATATCATTTTTGAATATGTTTTCTTGATGTATGTGAATTTCAGCATTAACGCCAACTCGTTTATATATACACCCAAAGTCTCCAAAAAGTGCATATATTCACCCAAATCGGAATGTATTGTACACTTTTTGTCATTTTTCAGGTGCATATTATTTTCAAAGATATAATTTTTTTGAGTTTCAAATCATCAGCACATCATTTCAAGATAAAAGACAAAAGTGTAATGACAAAAGTGAACGAAGAAGCTTTTTCAAATTGCCGAATTTTCAACCGAACGATGAAATCGTGAGCTCGACTTGTCATGTTCTACGTGATGAACCCCTTTGAAAAAAATATCATGGGTGAATAAATTTTCAAATCAACACACTTTCAAATCATCAAATTTTCAAATCATTTCGTATTTCTGATCTCGTATTTATCTACGTATTTTCAAAGGTGCTTCGCGTGTTCTTTGTCCCTGAGGCTATCGCCCAAGGCTAATATTGTTCGATCAGCGTCCGCCGATCGCTTCAAAGGAACCAACTATGGTAATTTTTGGGGTAAACGTTTTTATGAACACAAACTCCTCACGCCTTACGCCTGATGACTTACGCCTTATGCCTATCTCGTATTTCTGATTTCGTATTTCGTATCTCGTATTTTCGTACTTTTGCACCTCAATTTTTCAACCATGGAAATTCCTGCTAAATATGACCCGACTCAAAGCGAAGACAAGTGGTATGCCTACTGGATGAACAACGGCTTCTTCCGCTCTGTTCCTGATGAACGTACCCCATACACCATCGTAATTCCGCCGCCCAACGTGACTGGAGTCCTGCATATGGGACACATGCTCAACAATACGCTGCAGGATGTTCTGATTCGTCGTGCCCGCATGACTGGATTCAATGCATGCTGGGTGCCCGGAACTGATCATGCTTCGATTGCAACCGAAGCCAAGGTGGTGGCTAAACTCAGAGCCGAAGGCATTGATAAGAAATCGCTGTCGCGTGATGAGTTTCTCAAACATGCCTGGGTGTGGAAAGAAAAACATGGCGGAATTATTCTCGACCAACTTAAAAAGCTTGGCGCATCCTGTGATTGGGACCGCACGGCCTTTACCATGGATCAGAATCTGTATGATTCTGTAATAAAAGTTTTTGTCGATCTCTACGGAAAAGGTCTCATCTATAAAGGGCACCGCATGGTGAACTGGGACCCAAGCGCGCTCACAGCCGTCAGCGACGAGGAAGTGATTTATAAAGAGCAGAACGCGAAACTCTATTATCTCAGATATTATCTCGAAAACAGCAAGGATTATCTGGTAATCGCAACCACGCGTCCTGAGACGATTCTGGCTGATACTGCGGTTTGCGTGAATCCAAACGATGAGCGTTTCAAACATCTGCACGGAAAGAAAGTGCTTGTACCGCTCATCAATCGCGTGATTCCGGTAATCACCGACGAGTATGTGGATATAGAATTTGGAACGGGCTGTCTGAAAATTACGCCTGCACACGATATCAACGACTACACCATTGGACAGAAATTCGGTCTCGAGGTGATTGACATTCTGACTCCTGACGGAAAACTGAATGAAAAAGCGCAATTGCTGATTGGCGAAGACCGCTTTATTGCCAGAAAAAAAATCATGAAAATGCTCGAAGAATCGGGCAATGTTGAAAAGATTGAAGACTACGTAAACAAAGTCGGATACAGCGAACGCACCGATGTTGCCATTGAACCGAGACTCAGCGAACAATGGTTTATGAAAATGAGCGACATCGCAAAACCCGCTCTGGATGCAGTAATGAGCGATAAAGTTCAGTTTCATCCGGCCAAATTCAAAAACACCTATCGCCATTGGATGGAAAATGTGCGCGATTGGTGTGTGTCGCGTCAGTTGTGGTGGGGACAGCGCATTCCCGCATGGTATCTGCCCGACGGGAGTATTGTGGTTGCTTTGAATGAAAAAGACGCGCTTGAAAAAGCAAAAAAAATCAATCCTGAAATAAAATTATCCGATCTGAAACAGGACGAGGATGTGCTCGATACCTGGTTCAGCAGCTGGCTCTGGCCGATCAGCGTTTTCAACGGCGTAATGGAACCAGACAACAAGGACATAAAATATTATTACCCCACCAACGATTTGATCACGGCTCCCGAAATCATGTTTTTCTGGGTGGCACGCATGGTGATGGCCGGACTCGAATATCGAAAGGAAATTCCGTTCAGCAATGTGTATTTCACCGGCATCGTGCGCGACAAGCAGGGACGCAAGATGAGCAAATCGCTGGGCAACAGTCCCGACCCGATTGAGCTGATGAAGAAATTCGGTGCAGATGGCGTTCGTGTAGGCATGATGTTCAGCTCACCTGCAGGAAACGACTTGCTTTATGACGATTCGTTGTGTGAGCAGGGACGAAATTTCGCCAATAAAATCTGGAACGCATTCCGGTTGATCAGTGGCTGGCAGGTAGATGAAAAATTGCCGCAACCAGCGTACGCATCGCTCTCCACCGAATGGTTCGGAAACCGTCTTCGCCAGACATCGAAACAGATTGATGAACAGTTCAAAGATTTCCGTTTGTCGGATGCTTTGATGTCGGTGTATAAACTCGTTTGGGATGACTTCTGTTCGTGGTATCTCGAGTTTATCAAACCCGCATATGGTCAGCCAATCGATGGAAAGACCTTTGCAGAAACGATGGAATATTTCGATCAGCTAATGCGCATGTTGCATCCATTCATGCCATTCCTGACCGAAGAAATCTGGCAGACCCTGAAGCCCCGTGCAGAAAAAGAATCCATCATGATTTCTTCCATGCCCGCCGATTTCAAATGTGATGAAAAATTGATTTCAGATTTTGAATTGGTGCAGGAAACCATCATGGCCATTCGCGCCTACAGAAGCGACAAGGGAATCGGCATGCGCGATCTGCTCGATGTGTTTTTCACGCCGGTTCAGCATGAAGATACAATGAGAAGTTATGCTCCGGTGATAATGAAACTCGGCAACCTGAGTTGCTTTGAGAAGCTCAGCGAAAAACCGGAGAAATCATTCACAGTTTTGGTGCGAACCGAAGAGCTTACATTTCCGGTGAGTGCAGAGCTTGACACCGCAGCAGAAAAGGAAAAGCTGCAGAAGGAGCTCGATTACACCAAAGGATTTCTTGATAGTGTCCGCAAAAAGCTGTCGAATGAAAAATTCGTCAGTGGCGCACCAGCTCAGGTAATCGACAACGAACGCAAAAAAGAACAGGATGCTTTGTCGAGGATTGCGGTTCTTGAAAAAACGATAGCAGAACTCTGAGCTGGCTTTTATAGCATTATTAATTAACTGCATATGCTGATCGATGTCGCATTTATTATTGCATCGCTTGCGCTGTTGTACATTGGTGCTCGCTGGCTTGTAACAGGAAGCTCAAAGCTGGCTTCAATGTTTGGAATTTCCGACTTGGTGGTTGGATTGACAATTGTGGCATTCGGCACGAGTTCACCTGAGTTGATTGTTTCGATTACAGCATCAGCACAGGGGCAAACTGGGATTGCAATTGGGAATGTTGTTGGGTCAAATATCTTGAATATTTTACTCATCCTGGGTCTAACTTCACTCATCAATCCAGTATTTCTTGATAAACGTATTATTCGCTCCGACATTCCCTTGTTGATCGTGATTTCCGGAGTTTTCACGTGGGCTCTCTTCACTCTCGAACTCAAATGGTGGGAAGGAATAGTGTTATTGTCGGGGTTTGTATTTTATGCCATTTGGATGATTCATCTTGCCAGAAAGGACATTAGGATTCAAAAATCAAAAACCAGAGTTATTGATAGACAAACCTTCACAAATAGTAAAATAGGATTATTTGTTCTGATGATTATTGCCGGATTTGGCTTGCTTGCTGCCGGATCGCAATTGATGGTTGAGGGCGCTGTAAATATTGCCCGAACGCTGGATGTGAGCGAAGCTATAATTGGTTTGACAGTTGTTAGCGTTGGAACAAGTCTGCCTGAACTGGCCACTTCGGTTGTTGCTGCGTTGAAAAAGAGACCTGGACTGGCGGTTGGGAATCTGGTGGGTTCAAACATTTTCAACATACTGGTTATAGCAGGTTTTTCAATAAGTATATATCCTTCTCTACACAATGTTGTTAGCATTACGGATATTTTATTCATGATGGGATCCGCGCTGGTAATTTTTCCAATGGCTATTTCCGGCTCTGTTATTCGAAGGATTGAAGGAGCGCTTTTATTGGGTCTTTATGTCCTTTATATTTTTCTCATCTGGCCAAAATGATAAGTTTGAATAATCCAACAGATTTTGTTTCACATCCCATTTCAGTTTTTCGGTATAATTGCAGCAGAACAACGTCAGAATTATTCGGTTTTTTCACCAGATCATACAATTGTTTAATGCAAATGCCGTTTATTCACTGATTTTTATTAATTTTGCACTCATGAAATTTTGGCGGAATTTTGTTCTTATTGTTCTCATTCTCACGGGGGTATCCTGCAGCGAGTATGACAAACTGCTCCGGGAAGGCACACCACAGGCCCGTTTGGAAGCAGCAAATGACTATTACAGCAAAGGCAATTACTTTAAAGCTTTGCAATTGTACGATCAGTTGATTGTTGAACTTCGCGGTCTGCCGCAGTTCGAAGAAGCGTATTACAAGTATTGCTGGAGCAACTATCAGCAGGAACAGTACCTTGCCGCTGCCTATTATTTCAAAAATCTCGCTAAGACGCTGCCCAACAGCAAATACGCCGAAGAATCGCTTTACATGTCGGCCTATTGTCAATATCTGGAGTCGGCCGATACGCCGCTTGACCAGTCTTCAACCTCTGA
This genomic window from Bacteroidetes bacterium GWF2_43_63 contains:
- a CDS encoding cyclophilin, with protein sequence MKALINTVKGTMKVEFYENDAPNTVANFVKLAKSGFYDGLNFHRVLPDFVIQGGCPNGTGAGGPGYSIKCETSGGNQYHDRGVLSMAHAGKDTGGSQFFICHSRTNTSHLDRHHTCFGKVVEGLDVLDAIRQGDEIESIKIIEE
- a CDS encoding valine--tRNA ligase, coding for MEIPAKYDPTQSEDKWYAYWMNNGFFRSVPDERTPYTIVIPPPNVTGVLHMGHMLNNTLQDVLIRRARMTGFNACWVPGTDHASIATEAKVVAKLRAEGIDKKSLSRDEFLKHAWVWKEKHGGIILDQLKKLGASCDWDRTAFTMDQNLYDSVIKVFVDLYGKGLIYKGHRMVNWDPSALTAVSDEEVIYKEQNAKLYYLRYYLENSKDYLVIATTRPETILADTAVCVNPNDERFKHLHGKKVLVPLINRVIPVITDEYVDIEFGTGCLKITPAHDINDYTIGQKFGLEVIDILTPDGKLNEKAQLLIGEDRFIARKKIMKMLEESGNVEKIEDYVNKVGYSERTDVAIEPRLSEQWFMKMSDIAKPALDAVMSDKVQFHPAKFKNTYRHWMENVRDWCVSRQLWWGQRIPAWYLPDGSIVVALNEKDALEKAKKINPEIKLSDLKQDEDVLDTWFSSWLWPISVFNGVMEPDNKDIKYYYPTNDLITAPEIMFFWVARMVMAGLEYRKEIPFSNVYFTGIVRDKQGRKMSKSLGNSPDPIELMKKFGADGVRVGMMFSSPAGNDLLYDDSLCEQGRNFANKIWNAFRLISGWQVDEKLPQPAYASLSTEWFGNRLRQTSKQIDEQFKDFRLSDALMSVYKLVWDDFCSWYLEFIKPAYGQPIDGKTFAETMEYFDQLMRMLHPFMPFLTEEIWQTLKPRAEKESIMISSMPADFKCDEKLISDFELVQETIMAIRAYRSDKGIGMRDLLDVFFTPVQHEDTMRSYAPVIMKLGNLSCFEKLSEKPEKSFTVLVRTEELTFPVSAELDTAAEKEKLQKELDYTKGFLDSVRKKLSNEKFVSGAPAQVIDNERKKEQDALSRIAVLEKTIAEL